In Aspergillus oryzae RIB40 DNA, chromosome 6, one genomic interval encodes:
- a CDS encoding uncharacterized protein (predicted protein): MARLKAFDSLHRSSQPNITQAPDTSWEPIGPGKAHLLQELEALYWNGVESELENIIRTLKVWQQPEYAGISIRDENDNNIHGFDTFLDQVCQEARAFAIRYGETKLQDMANQKPAQAILSRNLSYKEALKRVILDTRAEYFSKKIKEEVREQLNTIPRLSGVELRAWMLLQNAGFLDIDKLIEHRPPLDKLSFWKRPAIPQLKLSNFDDQWIPQFAPMECAECRAIIRGSMFIKQEQSDAPQKASHTICEDCYRSYYYGDESIFKRYKHCVLADSIHSSMSRKMCECKDVPHYDSQGCPRCLFPLNDEDRHVSYISSHRCTILKLSELVTYAKYQGLLRTAKAKRKRDRRLSDASWISRLVGRSRGRPNTQRTAAQRGQPYNLTPQTYGTKKQPALRVVTENTRQGDHRDPVTSTTNAATESKADEDIPLFFRQFTEKYPFGNVHMALRVGPLVIENGVSHLAVGGDSERLLWQQQRQIGQPKRYKALMKQIVGAPFTGVLSQKPESDQEKEIIELLVAASKQPFDNPGLPIMEQQKILDAALGSIMAKLRNLLSSRVMVYLTSIARRLLDPENILTWSATSNNCQNFCNSLIDTDLFEPLTNGPHMQSIETPSPLYLMSFVCPPEGYLNNKIVSKFDVPIGLTEEYLLRFHYGRHDEADLIDTLQEYWYDWGAFDSTLYNYQDLFPWDCTEAYRRYPTKCGDCNLSKHVWAFPFDSWSIIGLHLYRDKHMYQPKQNADAKTTNPWLRDRLTILTASSILAHAATAMAKSPTFCKATAWLHSKEKGLRRIDPSLARVKLGGIHRAQPFSHYFEAGTYSHYFLAEWALKKRAYKIIDYETLRDGRAKRQDIRIGKGRFTDTGSKPLDFNQSFDWFRGLDHSAPDYDYCDNQGQIETDAQFEAQANASIAAALIADSQLGCIQNAEHVEAQAAAAAVNCGSGCGTSTAPSHVCGSSSSSGGGGGGSSSCGGGSSSCGGGSSCGGGGGGGGGGCD, translated from the exons ATGGCTCGACTAAAGGCTTTCGATAGCTTGCATCGGTCATCGCAACCAAATATCACACAGGCACCCGATACATCATGGGAGCCGATTGGACCAGGGAAAGCCCACCTCcttcaagagcttgaagcgcTCTACTGGAATGGTGTCGAAAGTGAACTGGAGAATATCATCCGTACGCTGAAAGTTTGGCAACAGCCAGAGTACGCGGGTATCAGTATTCGCGATGAGAATGATAATAACATTCATGGCTTTGACACATTCCTTGATCAGGTGTGTCAAGAGGCGAGAGCGTTCGCTATTCGCTATG GGGAGACAAAGCTACAAGACATGGCCAACCAGAAACCAGCACAGGCGATATTGTCGCGTAATCTTTCTTACAAGGAGGCGCTGAAGAGGGTCATCCTTGATACTCGAGCGGAGTATTTTAGTAAGAAGATTAAAGAGGAGGTTCGAGAGCAACTGAACA CTATTCCAAGACTGTCTGGTGTCGAATTGCGAGCGTGGATGCTGCTCCAGAATGCTg GTTTTCTTGACATTGATAAGCTTATCGAGCATCGGCCGCCACTGGATAAGTTAAGTTTTTGGAAACGACCAGCAATTCCACAGC TCAAGCTCTCTAACTTCGATGATCAATGGATCCCTCAGTTCGCCCCAATGGAATGTGCTGAATGCAGAGCCATCATCCGTGGAAGCATGTTCATCAAACAGGAACAATCCGACGCACCACAAAAAGCCTCTCACACCATATGCGAGGACTGTTATCGGTCTTACTATTATGGCGACGAGTCAATATTCAAGAGATACAAACATTGTGTACTAGCTGATTCTATTCACTCTAGCATGAGCAGGAAGATGTGCGAATGCAAGGATGTGCCTCACTATGATTCACAGGGATGTCCACGGTGCCTGTTCCCcctgaatgatgaagatagaCATGTTTCCTACATATCGAGTCATCGGTGCACGATACTGAAGCTCTCTGAGTTGGTTACATATGCAAAGTACCAGGGGCTTCTACGTACCGCCAAAGCGAAACGGAAGAGGGACCGGCGATTGTCTGATGCCTCGTGGATCTCAAGATTAGTTGGCCGATCTCGGGGCAGGCCGAACACCCAACGTACAGCAGCACAGCGTGGACAACCTTATAATCTAACGCCGCAAACATATGGAACAAAAAAGCAACCAGCCCTTCGTGTCGTGACGGAAAATACTCGTCAGGGAGATCACCGAGATCCTGTGACGAGTACCACGAATGCAGCGACGGAGTCGAaggcagatgaagatatcccgCTTTTCTTTCGTCAGTTCACTGAGAAGTACCCTTTTGGAAACGTGCATATGGCTTTGCGTGTAGGTCCATTGGTTATCGAGAACGGTGTTTCCCA CCTAgcagttggaggagactCGGAGAGGCTTTTATGGCAACAACAACGTCAGATAGGCCAGCCAAAGAGATACAAAGCTTTAATGAAACAGATTGTCGGGGCTCCCTTTACTGGAGTCCTTTCACAGAAACCGGAGAGCGaccaagagaaagagataataGAGCTCCTCGTGGCAGCCAGCAAGCAGCCGTTCGATAATCCTGGCTTGCCCATAATGGAACAGCAAAAGATCCTCGACGCCGCATTAGGCTCTATTATGGCAAAGCTAAGGAATCTGCTCAGCTCAAGAGTGATGGTATACCTCACCAGCATTGCCCGGCGTCTTCTTGACCCCGAAAACATACTCACATGGAGTGCGACAAGCAACAATTGCCAGAATTTCTGCAATTCTTTGATCGACACAGATCTATTTGAGCCACTAACTAATGGCCCACATATGCAATCTATCGAGACACCCTCTCCGCTCTATCTGATGAGCTTTGTCTGCCCACCAGAGGGCTACCTGAACAACAAGATCGTTAGTAAATTCGATGTCCCAATTGGATTAACCGAGGAGTACCTTCTTCGTTTCCACTACGGCCGCCATGACGAGGCAGACTTGATTGACACCCTCCAGGAATACTGGTACGACTGGGGAGCTTTTGATTCTACATTATACAACTACCAGGACCTCTTCCCATGGGATTGCACTGAAGCATACAGGAGATATCCGACTAAGTGTGGAGATTGCAACCTATCGAAACACGTCTGGGCATTTCCCTTTGATTCATGGTCTATTATCGGGCTTCACCTCTACCGCGATAAACACATGTATCAGCCTAAACAAAATGCAGATGCCAAAACTACCAACCCCTGGTTACGAGACCGTCTCACCATTCTCACAGCGTCGTCTATCCTCGCCCATGCTGCAACAGCAATGGCTAAATCCCCGACGTTCTGCAAAGCGACAGCCTGGCTCCACTCTAAAGAAAAGGGACTACGCCGCATCGACCCTTCTCTCGCCCGGGTCAAATTAGGAGGTATCCACCGCGCCCAACCATTCAGTCACTACTTCGAGGCAGGGACCTACAGTCACTATTTCCTAGCAGAATGGGCGTTGAAAAAGCGTGCGTATAAGATAATTGACTATGAGACTCTCCGAGATGGCCGTGCAAAGCGACAGGATATCCGTATAGGCAAGGGAAGATTCACAGACACCGGCAGCAAGCCATTGGacttcaatcaatcattcgATTGGTTCCGAGGACTTGATCATAGTGCTCCCGATTATGACTACTGTGATAACCAGGGACAGATAGAAACTGACGCCCAATTTGAGGCCCAGGCTAATGCTAGCATTGCAGCTGCTCTTATCGCTGATTCACAGCTGGGCTGTATACAGAATGCTGAACATGTGGAGGCGCAggcggctgctgctgctgtgaaTTGTGGATCGGGATGTGGGACTTCGACGGCGCCATCGCATGTTtgtggatcttcttcctcttctggaggaggaggtggtggatcTAGTagttgtggtggtggaagtagCAGCTGTGGTGGAGGTAGTAGctgtggagggggaggaggaggaggtggtggcggcTGTGATTGA
- a CDS encoding uncharacterized protein (predicted protein) — MALVSLNLASLHRASGAEIISAKFSNTAYHYERARDKSEEPLIPDPQLFQSSSHSTSTDIPTISECAIHLELLEVFHALRDRVQQSTDLDNTFGIKPNIRTVYRKRYSSQLRKYESYTVTVKDTQFETRRKDKWHYFLELAVGRFTRWIRTVNMVSLSGANSQNENEPSRLGLLPPVDVLMVWHAFLLNPDDFDFYCVKHRLERMRKAPLPWQQIHEAINSRDWSYTLPEAHKNWLEKKAEFKPDLFETLIELGKRESHAKHVLSQYGSGSKTSSFSLLKYIDTPANYAFVEMVQATRASALRNKALKANVERQLKFVEKMHDHLWIRSPAVDGTLRRAIDRYEKFLQLFRDYPKTTLVPTLDVDLVWHTHLCNPEQYRTSLVERAGRMVNHDDKLGKSFLDIRFDKTQELFQIAFGQQYHVCLCWDCEAVSSAMEAFVANDDMDIIDDVDCDADNIVKKVEEDVRYYRAVEIARRKGVALPIR; from the exons ATGGCTCTCGTCTCCTTAAACCTCGCGTCTCTTCATCGCGCAAGCGGCGCTGAAATTATCAGTGCCAAATTCTCTAATACCGCATATCATTATGAAAGAGCTCGAGACAAGTCAGAAGAGCCTCTAATACCAGATCCACAACTATTCCAATCTTCGTCACACTCAACCAGTACTGATATCCCCACCATCAGCGAATGTGCCATCCACCTCGAGCTGCTGGAAGTGTTCCATGCTCTACGAGACAGGGTCCAGCAATCCACGGACCTGGATAATACCTTCGGCATCAAACCTAATATAAGAACAGTCTACCGCAAGCGGTATTCTTCACAACTCCGTAAATATGAGTCTTATACAGTCACAGTAAAGGACACCCAGTTTGAAACGAGGAGAAAGGACAAATGGCACTATTTCCTGGAGCTTGCAGTCGGCCGATTCACCAGATGGATCCGGACGGTTAATATGGTGTCTCTCTCCGGTGCTAATTCACAGAATGAGAACGAGCCATCACGGCTGGGTTTATTACCTCCTGTCG ATGTGCTTATGGTGTGGCATGCCTTCTTACTGAACCCCGATGACTTTGACTTCTACTGTGTCAAACATAGGTTGGAACGGATGCGCAAAGCTCCCCTTCCATGGCAACAAATC CATGAAGCAATAAACTCTCGAGACTGGTCTTACACTCTCCCCGAGGCCCACAAGAACTGGCTAGAGAAAAAAGCAGAATTTAAACCCGACCTTTTCGAGACGCTCATTGAACTCGGCAAACGCGAAAGTCACGCTAAACACGTCCTTTCTCAGTACGGGTCTGGCTCAAAGACGAGCTCATTCTCACtattgaaatatatagatactcCAGCTAATTATGCTTTCGTGGAGATGGTTCAAGCCACGAGAGCCTCGGCTCTCAGGAATAAGGCCTTGAAGGCAAATGTCGAACGACAGCTCAAATTTGTAGAGAAGATGCACGACCATCTTTGGATCCGCAGCCCAGCAGTTGACGGGACGCTTCGTCGCGCCATTGACCGCTACGAGAAATTCCTGCAATTGTTTCGTGATTATCCGAAGACGACTCTGGTGCCGACGCTGGACGTTGATCTGGTTTGGCATACTCATCTGTGCAATCCGGAGCAGTACCGGACGAGTTTGGTTGAACGTGCTGGACGGATGGTCAATCACGATGACAAGTTGGGGAAGTCGTTCTTGGATATTCGGTTCGATAAGACGCAAGAGCTGTTTCAGATAGCGTTCGGGCAGCAATATCATGTCTGTCTTTGTTGGGATTGTGAGGCTGTTTCATCTGCGATGGAAGCTTTTGTGGCAAATGATGACATGGATATTATAGATGATGTTGATTGCGATGCTGATAAcattgtgaagaaggtggaagaggatgtgCGTTATTATAGGGCGGTCGAGATCGCGAGACGGAAGGGAGTAGCCCTTCCGATACGCTGA
- a CDS encoding uncharacterized protein (predicted protein), whose translation MVSLRGLLKISLRHPRPTASALRASAVAPASGSPFINNSQGASAAVAELSDALGTVFDQIDLDGDLNSQINGLLERLDQEASQYGNSQLKDEQYSDWECSPEKAELISMAWHCAREAYETSSGLPNNPARNEKWKLEPGDCIVPSTDGTIKAVSFSRVSSVEKGTDNKDLPVLVVAIRGSASAVDHMVNANYEPRNADNFIDISRLAPENSTTLEAHSGFLNSAKALDKTVSQRINMYIRENASNYSHVLFTGHSAGGAVASLLFLRYLAQESLF comes from the exons ATGGTTTCTCTGAGAGGTCTCCTGAAAATTTCCCTGCGCCATCCCCGACCCACTGCTTCGGCATTGAGAGCGTCCGCTGTAGCCCCCGCATCTGGCTCTCCGTTCATTAACAATTCGCAGGGGGCTTCGGCGGCTGTGGCGGAGTTATCGGATGCTCTTGGCACTGTTTTTGACCAGATTGACCTTGATG GTGATTTGAATAGCCAGATTAATGGATTGCTGGAGCGACTCGATCAAGAGGCTTCCCAGTATGGGAACTCTCAGTTGAAGGATGAGCAGTATTCTGACTGGGAATG CTCCCCGGAAAAAGCCGAATTGATCTCCATGGCGTGGCACTGTGCCCGAGAAGCTTATGAAACATCGTCGGGTCTACCTAATAACCCTGCTCGAAATGAGAAATGGAAACTCGAACCAGGCGATTGTATTGTTCCATCCACTGATGGGACAATCAAAGCTGTCTCTTTCAGTCGCGTATCATCAGTTGAGAAAGGAACTGACAACAAGGACCTCCCTGTTCTGGTAGTTGCTATTCGAGGGAGTGCTAGTGCAGTCGACCACATGGTAAATGCTAACTATGAGCCGCGGAATGCAGACAACTTTATT GATATATCTCGGCTTGCGCCTGAGAACAGCACCACTCTTGAGGCGCATTCGGGGTTTCTGAATAGCGCAAAAGCTCTAGACAAAACCGTGTCACAGAGGATAAACATGTATATTCGTGAGAATGCAAGCAACTACAGCCACGTCTTATTTACTGGTCACTCAGCAGGTGGTGCTGTTGCCTcacttttgtttcttcgatATCTAGCACAGGAAAGCCTCT TCTGA
- a CDS encoding uncharacterized protein (predicted protein), with protein sequence MEFGAKLNTDVLHSPEKFIQPGKPEDITKCKDHRQISVSAKENISLLCVNSNRNLTHYGFYARILSIIDDSNIPVELLLTSDNCVTIAIDSNAVSEEAVRRAQDEMLAYSRPVLSGDMVMLSVKIASKLYCSEVLASTFSILSACCIPVHMISLAADEPVVYCVISKSDVSRAQKTLYSNLHQHYAWWN encoded by the exons ATGGAGTTCGGAGCAAAGTTAAACACGGATGTTCTTCACAGTCCCGAAAAATTCATTCAGCCGGGTAAGCCCGAG GACATAACAAAATGCAAAGACCACCGCCAAATTTCCGTCTCCGCAAAAGAGAACATAAGTCTTCTCTGCGTGAACTCAAACAGAAATTTAACCCACTACGGCTTCTACGCCCgcattctctccatcatcgatGACTCGAACATCCCCGTCGAGCTTCTGCTGACCAGCGACAATTGCGTGACGATCGCGATTGACTCGAACGCTGTTAGTGAGGAGGCTGTGCGGCGCGCTCAGGATGAGATGCTGGCATATAGCCGTCCCGTGTTGTCGGGGGATATGGTTATGCTGTCGGTGAAGATCGCGTCGAAACTTTACTGTAGTGAGGTTTTGGCTTCGACTTTTTCGATCTTGAGTGCTTGTTGCATTCCTGTGCATATGATTTCCCTTG CTGCTGATGAACCGGTTGTCTACTGTGTCATTAGTAAATCGGACGTGTCGCGGGCGCAGAAGACGCTATATTCCAATTTGCATCAGCACTATGCCTGGTGGAACTGA
- a CDS encoding uncharacterized protein (predicted transporter (major facilitator superfamily)), which produces MAVSEETPLLHTRRQHKQKTKVSPVRDKIAVYGSFIGVFLAAADESIVLSTWSVIASEFHRLSQGSWLLAAYNFGWCVSLPVYGTLCNIYGRKNVLISAYALFAAGCLACGSSKSMVQLVLARVLTGISAGGMVSLVSVIHTDMVPADEVALLRSYANVFNVVGRSIGAPLGGYLIGAVGWRWSFIGQLPVAAICLLIGLYGLPSSSNSTKTGDAGGGNARHSIMRLDFAGLASFSVTTVLLLLLMQELSAPPESLQIPLTILITAFCTTVLLLIVVEAYWARTPLIPLHLMKTSLGGFCLNQIMMMSSRSGLMSNLAPYLIRVKGATSSLAASAFVLGAVGVSIGALIAGKVIKRWKRYRTMTAIAVSGAVLTYLLIFIRWRNGCHLWEVVYLLPNGIAIGILFTTQFIGMSLGAPNESLTTCITTYYLAQQLGNIIGPAMNVAVVQRVFMRKLEKNLNGWEEKKV; this is translated from the exons ATGGCTGTCAGTGAAGAAACCCCCTTGCTGCACACCCGCCGCCAGCACAAGCAGAAAACCAAGGTCAGTCCTGTCCGCGACAAAATAGCCGTGTACGGTTCATTTATCG GCGTTTTCCTCGCAGCTGCAGACGAATCTATCGTTCTGTCCACATGGAGTGTGATCGCCTCGGAGTTCCACCGTCTGTCGCAAGGATCGTGGCTCCTAGCCGCGTATAACTTTGGGTGGTGCGTGTCATTGCCGGTG TATGGTACGCTATGCAACATTTACGGGAGAAAGAATGTTCTTATCAGTGCTTATGCGCTTTTTGCGGCGGGATGCCTGGCTTG CGGGAGCAGCAAGTCCATGGTTCAGCTGGTGTTGGCCCGAGTACTCACCGGAATAAGTGCAGGAGGAATGGTTTCGCTGGTATCGGTCATTCATACTG ACATGGTTCCCGCCGACGAGGTAGCCCTGCTCCGAAGCTACGCCAATGTGTTCAATGTTGTAGGCCGTAGTATAGGTGCTCCCCTAGGAGGTTATCTTATTGGTGCTGTGGGGTGGAGATGGTCTTTTATCGGTCAATTGCCCGTGGCAGCCATCTGTCTTCTAATAGGACTGTATGGacttccatcatcttcaaacTCAACCAAGACTGGGGATGCAGGGGGAGGAAATGCTCGGCATAGCATTATGCGGCTTGACTTTGCCGGTCTTGCCAGCTTCTCTGTCACCACCGTTCTCCTACTCTTGCTCATGCAGGAGTTGAGCGCCCCTCCAGAAAGCCTCCAAATTCCGCTTACGATACTCATCACGGCGTTTTGCACTACAGTGCTATTGTTAATCGTGGTAGAAGCATACTGGGCTCGAACTCCACTGATTCCTTTGCACCTCATGAAGACTTCGCTGGGTGGGTTTTGTCTAAACcagataatgatgatgtCGAGCCGTTCGGGA CTTATGAGTAACTTGGCTCCATACCTGATTCGGGTCAAGGGTGCAACAAGCTCATTGGCTGCGTCAGCCTTCGTGTTGGGTGCGGTTGGGGTGTCAATTGGAGCATTGATCGCAGGAAAAGTTATCAAAAG ATGGAAACGATACCGAACCATGACTGCCATTGCCGTTTCTGGTGCTGTCCTGACCTACTTGCTCATTTTCATTCGCTGGCGAAATGGCTGCCACCTCTGGGAAGTAGTGTATCTGTTGCCCAATGGTATAGCCATTGGCATCCTTTTCACGACACAGTTCATTGGCATGTCGCTGGGCGCGCCGAACGAGAGCCTCACCACTTGCATTACTACATATTACCTTGCTCAGCAGTTAGGTAATATCATTGGACCGGCGATGAATGTGGCTGTTGTGCAACGCGTGTTTATGAGAAAGTTGGAGAAAAATCTAAACggatgggaagagaagaaggttTGA
- a CDS encoding uncharacterized protein (predicted protein), giving the protein MGTIQVPQTLPRQISDGYNCKKSEIESIVMSSCHSIDESPEANIVRDLRSESAEDFQTRKISLFRRHRAAAIDEFTNTIMNMWPSRAPAMTRYDGLVAVSQYADVQKALIFASALFESWYGNKCFFEYLTEIETMLGRLKETQTLLGMTCQDIGPTGSWQPWRVKHAQPILRRGLISIDDIFASLAPFHVPFSGTDLTDF; this is encoded by the coding sequence ATGGGAACAATCCAAGTGCCCCAGACTCTTCCACGCCAGATTTCTGATGGATACAACTGCAAGAAGAGTGAGATTGAATCTATAGTCATGTCAAGCTGCCATTCAATTGATGAGTCTCCTGAAGCGAATATCGTGCGAGACCTTAGAAGCGAGTCTGCCGAGGATTTCCAGACTCGCAAAATCAGTTTGTTCAGAAGGCACCGTGCTGCTGCTATTGATGAGTTCACGAATACAATTATGAATATGTGGCCCAGCAGAGCCCCGGCTATGACGAGATATGATGGCCTTGTTGCTGTGAGCCAGTACGCTGATGTGCAAAAGGCTCTGATATTTGCCAGTGCTCTCTTTGAGAGTTGGTACGGCAACAAATGCTTCTTTGAGTATTTAACGGAAATAGAGACTATGCTTGGAAGGTTAAAGGAGACACAAACATTGCTTGGAATGACGTGCCAGGACATTGGCCCTACAGGAAgttggcagccatggcgtgTCAAGCATGCGCAGCCAATTCTGAGGAGAGGACTTATCAGCATTGACGACAtctttgcctctcttgcTCCTTTTCATGTGCCATTCTCAGGTACGGACTTGACCGACTTCTAA